A part of Fusobacteriaceae bacterium genomic DNA contains:
- a CDS encoding 3-hydroxybutyryl-CoA dehydrogenase, protein MKKVFIVGAGQMGLDIGQVFAKSGLEVVFRDINDEIIAKSKEKLVKGLEKLVAKGKMDAAGKDAILGKISFTVALDPAKDADLVLEAILENVKIKKDTFAELDKLCKPETIFASNTSSISITEIASATKREGKFIGMHFFNPATVMKLVEVIRGLKTSDETFKAVYELAKAVGKDPIEVKEGPGFVVNRILIPMLNEACIVLEEGLASPADIDKAMVLGCNHPMGPLALSDLIGLDTCLHIMDTYFAETQDSKYRASRLLRQMVRAGKLGRKTGSGFFDYTA, encoded by the coding sequence GTGAAAAAAGTATTTATCGTCGGCGCCGGACAGATGGGCCTCGACATCGGACAGGTTTTCGCCAAATCCGGCCTCGAAGTGGTTTTCCGGGACATCAACGATGAAATCATCGCCAAATCCAAAGAGAAACTCGTCAAGGGACTCGAAAAGCTTGTCGCCAAAGGAAAGATGGACGCCGCGGGAAAAGACGCCATCCTCGGAAAAATTTCGTTTACCGTTGCCCTCGATCCGGCAAAGGACGCCGATCTCGTCCTTGAAGCCATCCTCGAGAACGTCAAAATCAAGAAAGACACCTTCGCCGAACTCGATAAACTCTGCAAACCTGAAACCATTTTCGCCAGCAATACGTCCTCCATTTCCATCACGGAAATCGCTTCAGCCACCAAACGGGAAGGAAAATTCATCGGGATGCACTTCTTCAACCCGGCCACGGTCATGAAGCTTGTCGAAGTCATCCGGGGCCTAAAGACCTCCGACGAGACGTTCAAAGCGGTCTATGAGCTCGCCAAAGCCGTGGGCAAAGACCCCATCGAAGTCAAGGAAGGACCGGGCTTCGTAGTCAACCGGATCCTGATCCCCATGCTGAATGAGGCCTGCATCGTCCTCGAGGAAGGTCTGGCCAGTCCCGCCGATATCGACAAGGCCATGGTCCTCGGCTGCAACCACCCCATGGGTCCTCTGGCGCTGTCGGACCTCATCGGTCTCGACACCTGTCTGCACATCATGGATACCTACTTCGCGGAAACGCAGGATTCCAAATACCGGGCGTCCAGGCTGCTGCGGCAGATGGTCAGGGCCGGAAAGCTCGGCAGAAAGACCGGCTCGGGATTCTTCGACTACACCGCTTAA